Proteins co-encoded in one Schaalia radingae genomic window:
- a CDS encoding type II secretion system F family protein: protein MNGMTWAAVAIGMTLGIGIWQLAIAIRARNNLLAVRVWSQRSDTTWPSDMPGSRVRSLAAQWLARVMDAIGSTSTSVVRRLELLGSGRELATFRLHQFIAATCLMLLAAVAIIPLIHRTPAGIMSLICALAVGALTGAALWDQLLSVQARHRQRQLDSSVPDASELLALAIGAGESVPAALSRVAGISQSHLARELNHTVTQIRMGRATTRALTDLAARNDSPNLSRLCQTLVTAIERGAPLAQTLHDQARDIREVTRQRLMEQGGRKEIAMLFPIVFLILPITVLFALYPGLLALQIGP from the coding sequence ATGAATGGGATGACGTGGGCGGCTGTCGCGATAGGGATGACTCTGGGTATTGGAATATGGCAGCTGGCGATTGCCATCCGTGCCCGCAACAATCTGCTCGCCGTGCGCGTGTGGAGCCAGCGCTCGGACACCACGTGGCCTTCCGATATGCCGGGCAGTCGGGTACGTTCACTGGCGGCGCAGTGGCTCGCACGCGTAATGGACGCAATTGGCTCCACATCCACCAGCGTTGTTCGCCGCCTGGAACTGCTCGGCTCGGGCAGGGAGCTCGCCACTTTTCGCCTGCACCAGTTCATTGCGGCAACCTGCCTGATGCTCCTGGCCGCAGTTGCGATCATCCCGCTGATTCACCGCACCCCTGCAGGAATCATGTCACTCATATGTGCTCTGGCGGTGGGTGCATTGACGGGGGCCGCACTGTGGGACCAGCTCCTGAGTGTGCAGGCCAGGCATCGACAGCGTCAACTGGACAGTAGTGTCCCTGACGCCTCTGAGCTGCTCGCACTGGCAATCGGTGCCGGTGAATCGGTGCCGGCAGCCTTGTCGCGTGTGGCGGGAATCTCCCAGTCACACTTGGCCCGCGAACTGAACCACACGGTCACTCAGATACGGATGGGCCGTGCCACCACGCGGGCACTGACCGACCTTGCCGCCCGCAATGATTCACCCAACTTGTCACGACTGTGTCAGACCCTTGTTACCGCCATCGAACGCGGAGCGCCACTGGCTCAGACCCTGCACGACCAGGCGCGCGACATCCGCGAAGTAACTCGGCAACGACTCATGGAACAAGGTGGCAGGAAAGAGATCGCCATGCTGTTCCCGATCGTCTTCCTGATCCTGCCCATCACTGTCCTGTTCGCACTGTACCCCGGGCTGCTTGCCCTCCAGATCGGACCGTGA
- a CDS encoding TadE family protein has product MTTQERTHWSEEGSEVVAYAMMQTLVVIVFLIILQTAFALHTRNLAISAASEGARRGALVGAVDADAIQRTGDLLDDSLGQGRPRDISTSHHQWQGQDALVVTVRTTMPVFLTWGPPNWLTVHGRSLVEDGEPTAQAEGTEP; this is encoded by the coding sequence ATGACAACGCAGGAGCGGACGCATTGGAGCGAAGAAGGCTCAGAGGTGGTTGCATACGCCATGATGCAGACACTGGTCGTCATCGTCTTCCTGATCATCCTGCAAACCGCGTTCGCCCTGCACACTCGTAACCTGGCGATCTCTGCCGCCAGTGAGGGAGCACGCCGAGGAGCCCTGGTTGGCGCGGTCGACGCAGATGCCATCCAGCGAACCGGCGACCTGCTCGATGATTCTTTGGGGCAGGGACGTCCCCGTGACATTTCGACATCCCACCACCAGTGGCAGGGGCAGGACGCCCTCGTCGTGACAGTACGTACAACGATGCCTGTGTTCCTCACGTGGGGCCCACCCAACTGGCTCACCGTGCACGGACGCTCACTGGTGGAAGACGGTGAGCCGACCGCCCAGGCAGAAGGAACCGAACCGTGA